The Bubalus bubalis isolate 160015118507 breed Murrah chromosome 2, NDDB_SH_1, whole genome shotgun sequence genome includes the window ACAGACCCATACTCCACTGATCCTGACTATACATTATTCTAGGACATAATTGCAAGTGTCCTAGCGAGGAGGAGTAGGCTTGGTGTGTTTGGAATAGAAGAGGGTTAGGAAAGAAGTCAGAGAAGATGACCCCAAGTTGGTGAAGTCATTCACTATGATCCTGGATATGGTCCTCAGCTTTGCAGTTCTAAAAATGTGATTTTGTCAGTTGACACAAAGGTGTGAATCAAACTTACAGGAAGTTAATGTATGAAATAGAATGCCATTGAATTAATTTATACTCATAATTACCAAGTAGACTGGATTCTCTCGCCTGGTGGCAGATCCATGTAGAAAGGTCAGTTGTAATCAGTCTTACATGAGGAATGCAGATCTTGAGCATGGCTATTATTATCAAGCTATGATAGCCTAATACTCAATGATGAGCTCAGTAACTGCAATAGAATGCACCCATGTGCTTtatagatgtgtttttttttagatGCATAGTTTTTGATCAGGTTGATTTTTCCTTGTTCCTCTTAAATGGCTATATCACAGAACTGTTAAATCCAATAAACTTTCATGTCATGGAATTATATTATTGCAACAATCATCTCTGAGCCTAGAAATTGAGACTGTTCATTTTTAAGAGATTAGAGATTActttcagagaaggtgatggcaccccactccagtactcttgcctggaaaatcccatgggcggaggagcctggtaggctgtagtccatggggtcgctcagtcggacaggactgagcgacttcactttcacttttcactttcatgcattggagaaggaaatggcaaaccactccagtgttcttgcctggagaatcccaggaacaggggagcctggtgggctgccgtctatggggttgcacagagtcggacatgactgaagcgacttagcagcagcagagattactTTCCCATGACCTATGTACTAATCATTGACCCTGAATGATCTGTACTTCAGAATATTGTTTGTAACCAAGTGTGTACTGCATAAAAAGAAAACCCTGGTGACTCTGTGTTGGTGCTTTGCTAGAAATGGGACATCTAAACTAGGAAGGTGAACCATggttagatttttgttgttgtttttaatgtggatcatttttaaagtctttattgaatttgttacaatattgctttgttttacattttgggtttttggcccttagctccctaaccagggatggaacctgcaccacctgcattgaaaggtgaagccGTAAGCACTAGATAGCTAGGGAAGTCTTATGGTTAGATTTTGGGTCCTGTACTATGACGAGCAATGATACTCCAAATTTCTTGCACTCAGAATAATTCTcgatactgctttttaaaatagacaaGCCTTTTCAGATTCTAAAATCATTATGAATAAGAAGGATAAATGAAAAATTGGGGTAAGTCCTGTCTGAAAGCCAgaagacacatttttttcttcaaagcttTTTTCAGTTCTAGGGTAAACTATTGAGACAGGAAAAGATGCCAGGCTGAGGCGTTTCatttagtattttaataataattataaaaaggaCAATACAAAatccaaacatttctttttacaagttcagatacatttttttttccccaagtgcaAAATACTCTATGAACTGCATCATTTATCGTTGTGTAGGAGATGCTTACTATATCGGCAGCAGTGGAAGTtagatataaatacaaatattttgagatttcttctgcattaaaaaaaaaagcctcccacATGGTAATGATTATTTTCTGAAACTTAAGTTCAGCTCACACAGAAGAATGTTTTCGGTTTGTCTAAACAGTTATAATTTGTGTTGTCTAGCTAAGCTGATAACAGAACTGGGGGTTATAGTCCCTGTTATCACACATTTTTGTAGAGGGTTCCTAGTCCAAATAATGGCCCAGGGACAGAGTATGCTACCTCTGAGACAAGTAAAATTTAAGGATATCCTTGTGTTGTTTGCTTCCACTTTTCTTTTACAATGCTTAAGAAAGAAGCCAAGCAGGTTAACATTATTTTCTGCTTATGGTCAGTTATACTTTGTCTCCCTTTCTCTAGTTTGAGCCTGTTATATTGAGGTTAAGCAGCAAATACAGAAGTTTCAGCACTCTATGTTTTCTGACATTTTTGAGATACGGCCCCGTAATCTCCAGTCACCTCAAACATGCGTATGGAGAGAACTTCTTAGATATGAAAACTTTCATTAGGGCTAAAGACCAGGGCTATACTACTGAACTTTCAACAATGAATTTGAACCTCCAGCACCTCGAACTAATCCAGTCCTGAGGGAGTCAGAGCAGTCACAGCTTGATGTCAGCCTCTGGGAATTTGCAGGCCTGGGAGGGCAGTTCAAGTCCAGGCTCTGGTCAGTTTTCCCCTGACTTTGTTCCTCTAGGTTTTGGGAATGGGCCTGGCCCAAGAATACaaaaagatggaggaagagaagtaaaaagagaTTGCCATGTTGCTGAAGTCATAAGTGCCTTTCAGATATGCATCACTTGATGCTTGGAGCCCTTGCAGGAATGGCTTCCCATTCTGAGAATCAAATCAGGACAGGTTTTGTACTAAGATAAATGAGGCCTCAGTTACGTAGGGTCAATACTGTGACCCTACAAATACCTCTTGGCTTGTTCATGAAGGGTTCCCATTTACACCATCTTCCTACTTCCCTACACTGATTAAAAAAACCTCTTTTTCTGACCTGTAAAGGCCTAGAGAGTCTCTGAATGTGGACACCTACTAACTCTTAGTTTAATGCCCCTGGGCCTACAGAAGCAACTTTGCCTGGATTCTTAACTCCCAACTTGGACAACCtaagttaaaaatcaaatttgGTGGACATTAGTAGGTCTTCATCTGGTCTCCAGGATCTGTCTTGACATTATTTAAGAAGCTTGGTGGTCTGTACTTTCCATACTGTGGAAATCATTTGTAAGCCCCAGAAACCATGGAATAAATGGTTAGAGGAAGTGTGTTTCTGTGTATGGGGtgacaggaaaggaaagaagagcaagaagccAGGCCCTGAAGGCATGCATTGAGAAGCACTCTGGCTTTGAGAGAGATGCAAAATGGTAGGGAGAGAGGAATCAGAAAGTTATCCTAGCTTCTAGTGGAGAATGAGGATGGTCAAAGTTGGTTAAAGCAATTTTCATGGCATTTCCTGCAAAGTGTGTATCTTTCTACTAAATGACCATTTACCTGCTTGGAAGCAACCACTTTGTATCTCTATAGCAGAGCCTTCTTTGGCCCAGAGAGACAAAGGCAGCCAGATACTCCACCCCCAGGCCATGGTGTTGGCTAATGGATGTCAGTGGATCTAGCTGTGACATTGGTTACCTACTGCCTAAGGTTGGTGAATGGTACTGACTTGGGGTGGAGTCGGGGTGGGGCAAAGGGGAGCACGTGCAGGTTCCTTTATTCACTGTTGAGCCTCTTTGAGGAACAATAGCTTGAGATAGTCATTAGAAGTGAGCCATAGGAGTCAACTGTTAGCTTTTGATTGAATAGGGGTACAGCTTTGGGGGAACTAGAAGgagcaaatggaaaataattttacaggCAGCACTGACTGAAGGTGGAGTGTGTGAAGGATCTGGACTTGGGCATGGActtgattcttcttccttttgaaaaACAGTAGTTGAGGAAGCTAGGCTTAAAGTCAGCTCCAAGAGGAATTGGCAAACAGGGGTAGGCAGAATGGCCAAGGTCAGGCAAACAACTCCATGCCTGGATAACTGTCCTATTCTTGGCTCCCACAGCCTCCTCTCTGGCCTCAGGGCCCTGAGTCAGCCTGTCCCCAGGGGGTTTGTCCTGGTCCTCTTCTTCGTGCACATCAGGGGAAAACTGGATGAGAGCAGGGAAAAGATGGAGGCTTTCCCTACTCGGGGTGGAGGATCGCTAACCAATTCCATCGGCCTCTACAGTCTTGAGGTCCATGCTGAATCCATGGAGGCATAGGGATGGTGGGATTGGTTTAGCAAACACAGGTCCCTCTCCTTACTGCTCCACCAAGTCCCCATAGTtactgttctacacatcaggtgTCTGCTGGTGGAGCAGAGACAGATCAGATGCTCCAGCACTCAAGGCTCATGAGATTCAAAACCTTTTTTCTTCCACTCCAAACATACACTCTTCTCTCTTGGGCAGCTATAAATAGGGTTGTTCTAATagaggagaaagaaacaaaaacaaaaaacaagaccagaaaacaaaaacccctCCCTCTAGTCAACATAGAAAGACTCAAAATGATTGCACTTATTAGATGTGGACAAGGTGGGCAGAAGGCTCTCCAAGTGCACACATTCCTCTTGCTGCCCATGGCCTGGGGCCAGAGGTAGGTGGCTCTGGGCTGGCTACAGAGCGGGGTCCTCTTTGGTGGAGCCCACAAGCCATCCAGGACTGCAGGGGAAAGACAACTCTGGGGGCAAGGCCCAGACTGGCTTTTGGTCAGCAGTCATGTTTCTTTAAGGGCAACACTCAGCATGAGGAGTGGGGCTCCCCCAGGGAGCACTCAGGTGGGAGTAAGGGAATGGCTGGGCCAGGGAAGACAAGTAAGAAAAGGGATTAGTGTTTGAGGCTGGCTTCCAATTGGTCTGTAGTCTAGTCCTTTAAAggacacattttctttttgttttcttttttgggcgATGCTTGAAAACTTGGTTTCTGTCCTGCAGAGAGAGTCTTTGTCTGAGGAGCAACAGCCGCATATTCAACATGGTAATTCCTGCTGCTCTTCTTCATTCAGTTGGTGTCCACTAGCCAGTAGTGTGGGCCTTTTGTAAGCCCTCAGGGATTGGACCCCAGGCAGACACGGGCCAAGAAGGAGAGGAGCTGCACAGAGACAGGGAAGTTGGCTGTGTGGGCGGTCCAGGGCTCAAATCAGGCGTCCCAGAGGATGAGTGCTGACATTAAGCCTCTAAGTCAAAGGCTTCTTCGGCAGAGCCCTGGGCTGTTAGAATATCCCTGGGAGGGCACAGTCAGGGGACATTTTGGCTCCTGACTCGCAAGGCACAACCTCTAACAGCAGaagcccctcctcctcttcccccagTAGACCCACTTCCTCTGTGGGCCTTGAGCACCCTTCCAAGCTGACAGGGCTGAGGATATGGGCTGGTGAACTGGGCAGTGTGGCTAGGGAGGGGAGTGGGATACCATCCCTCCACCCCTCGGGAGAACAGAGCCAGCACTGGATGGCTTTTCCAGGAGCATGTAGGAAGTGAGAAAGTACAGAGAAAGAGCGAGGctaaaggagacaaggaaaggaagCTAGAGGAACAGAAAGGGAGAGCGCTTAGTCTAtatggagattttttttcctctccaaaaaGAGAGATCAGAAGGAGTCCCTCATCTGAGGGAGGGGGCTGCTGGCTCTGAAGGCTAAAGAGTCTGGGGGCTTCAAAACCTGGGTCATGGGCCTAGGGGCACTATTTGTAGGGCCTCAGGAAGCTGGAAACTTTGGAGCGGAGCAGCTTGATGAAGGATTTTGGCAGCATCTCCTTGTGCTTTTCTGTGTACTTGAAGTAGTTCTGGGGGTGGGCCAACACCTCGAAGAAGGCCTTAATGAGCTTCTTGTCCTGCAGAGGATGGCAAGTGGCAATATCAGCATCAATGTCAGTGATGGGAAAGAGGACCACTGGCCTCCACCCAGCAGCAGTCCCTCTTGATGCCTAATAGGCACATCCAAAAGTGAACTATGGATCCCCTCCCACCATCTGTTGCTCCTTAGAATTCTACAACTCAAGTCAGTGGCAGCTCCATCTTTCCATTGCTTAGTCTCAGTCTTTGGAGCCATCCTTGActcctctctctcactcacaACCACAGCAAAACCTGTTGATTctacctttaaaatatatatccgGGGTCTGACCACTTCTCACTATCTCCACAGCTACCACCCTGTCCAGGACCATCATTTCATTTGGCaatagcctcctaactggtcGCCATACTTCCACCTACTTTTGTCCTTCTACAGACTGTTCTCCCTCCCTATCCCCAGGAGCAGCAGaatgacttttgttttttaattagatCATGCCCTTTTTCTATTCTAAAAACTTCTCTGGGTTCTTTATGACTCAGCAAAGCTGGCATGCCCCATCGATGGGATGTGATCTGTGCCCCGTTGTCTTTCCCGTATCCCCCCTTGATTCTTCCTTGCTTTGCTGAGCCACACTGGCCTCAAGGTTCTTGAACATGCTGTATGACTCCCATGCTCCTGAGTTTGGAATGATCCTCTCTTGATCTTCTAATAGGTAGCCTTTTACCTCATTCAGGTCCCTTCTCAGAGGCCTTTCCTGACCACCTGTCTGAAACAGCAGTATGATGTGTGGAGAGCCTACtgggtgccaagcactgtgcatTAGGACTCAGCTCTTCTGGCTTTTGGGCTAGTGTTCTTCACATTGCATcaggagattttttaaaacaggagGTGGAGCTTCCAGCCTCTCATCTCCACTTTAATCAAAATGGTACCTCAACTTTATGCACTGGAGTTCACAGCACATTTGAAATAAGGATTCAGATGCTCTAAAAATTTTTGAGAAGCATTGCTGagatattctttgcagtcaaccAGTTCTAGGAGATTTTTGTCATTGTGTCTTattttgataataataaaaaattatttatcataaaataacattttttgcaTTGATAGTTTATGAAGGATAATACTGTGACTAGGACTATAGTTTCTTCAGTAAGACATTCTCAAACTGGGATCCATGGACCTGAGTATCCAGACCACCCTTCAATGTTggaaacatttcttttcctttaaaagaggTCTATACTGAATTAACCCTGAGAAACGCTGTACAGGAGCACTGTTTTTCTCTGGGAACTGAGGAGGGAGCTccctgccagggaaatcccaaaagCATCTTTCTAAACCttattttccatatatttctTGGTGGAAGAGGCAGAGGACATTTCATCTCATCTTCCCGTTCTCTTCCCCCAGAGTGTAAGATAGTATGGCTGACGCTGCAGTCAGATGGGTCCGGGCTCAAATTCCAGCTTTACCCCTGGGGCGCGGTCTATAATTCTCTGTGCCTGAGCTTTCTCATTGGTAAAGATGAAAGGCTTTTTATTAGGAATGATGAAAGTACCTACTCCATAGAACTGTTGTGTATATCAAAGAGAATATTCAAGTAAGCACTTAGCATATTGCCTGCCCATTGTTACATACTCATTAAACACTGGCTATCCTTATTGTTAATATTCACTTGCCTTTAAAATTTCCTGGTGGTTTTCAGATGCATAGAGCCGGCCATCTCGAACAATGTCTTCTACCAGCTGCTCGTAGTCCTCTGCAAAGTCCATGAAGGGGAAGGGCCCGTGCATGAGaactcttcctcctccctttgaGACCCCGGAACCTCCCCTTCCTCACCCACCTCCCTGGCTCTCCTGCCTTTGCTCACCATCGTAGGTAACATAGGGGATCTGGAAGCCACGGGCACTGTTGGCTTCACTTGTCTTGAAGTTGATCCAGAGCTTCCTGGAGCGGGCTGTGAAGGCGATGGGGCGCTCGTAGGTCTGGCAGGTCTCATAGGTGGTAATGGAGGATGGGGAGGCTGGGAAGGTAAGCAGCAGGTCAGGAGAGAGCCAGGCAAGCTCCCCAAGTCCTCCTAGAGCGAGGACTCAGGCTGACAGAGGCCCTCCCTCATATGCGTagctcccccagccccctccttaCACCCATACACATAGCCTTTCTCACTGCCTTCGGCCTGTTCTTTGACACCCAGGCACTCACACAGTGTGAAAAGTTTAACATTTAAATGAATGGAGCTGTAAAAATTCTAGAATAGGAAAGTAACACATGTAACACTATTGAAATTCTACTCCCAAAGCTGGCTTTCTTAACTCTGCCCTCCATTGGACATGTAGCATTCATTGCTATTTTCCTTTGCTCCCAAGGCCTTACTCATCATTGCCCCAATTCTTCCACCaccaattttctctctctctctcccccacttcCCTGGCCCAGCTCTGCAGCCACCCACAGTTCTTTCTCATGACGAGGACGTCCCCACACTCATCCTCAGATGGCAGGAAGATCTCGGGTACCACGATAAGAATCTTGCGCTTGGGTGGGGGGTTGATGTTCCACACGCACTCCACACCAGCTGGGTAGTTGCCTGGGTAGTTGGGGGACTCGATATAGCCAGTGAACTCACCCAGCTCCCCACCACACTGGCGATCTGTAGCCAAGCCCAGTGgacaaagcaagaaagaaaagggaagtcaGTGGGTAAACAGGTTGGGGAAATTGAAGAGTTCTGAAGTGGAATTCAGACACATGGAGTTCATCATCTCCTCCAAGTTCTGGgttcccctttccttcctgcccTTTTAGTACCTTCTTGCCTCACTTTACCTGTCCGTACCTCCCTCCTACCTGTCTCCTTCCCCTGCAGGGAGAGGGCGCTTCAGGGCCCAGCCCAACAACAGGCCTTGAGTGTAggtgggctggggagagagggagggtgggacTTGCCTGCCTAGCCaacccccagccctgctccctgcagttcactaccctgcccacctcccacctcttccCATGCCCACTGCTCCCAGGCCTCTCCGCCCCATTTTCCACAGCCTGGCCTGCCACATACTCTTGCACTGGGTCACACTGGTGGAGCCATCAAAGTCAGTGCTTGTGTTTCCTGGACAGCGGGTACAGAAGTTCTGACGGAAGTCAGGCTGATAGGAGCCCATGGCACAGCGGATACAGCGGTGGATGCTGGTGTTGTAGTAGTGCCCAGGGGAGCACTGGACTGCAGGCAGGGGGGAGGAGCAGGGGTTAAGATGGCAGGCCAGCAGGAATTCTGGGGCAGGGACACGTTCAtcataaagaataaacaaaagacaCCCGAGTTCCTTCTGGAGTCCCAACCTTCCCTAGTCACGCCAGAATTTAGGCCCAGGAGGACACAAACTAGCCAGCGCGGTTGGTCAGTGTCAGCCTGTTCTCTCGGGCGCTGAGCACCTGCAGAGAAACTCATTTGCAGCTTTGAGGAGAGGTGGCGCCACTCCCAAAGCAGAGGACTAAGTGGAGCTGTTACTCTTTCCCCAGTTCCTAGGCTTAGGACTGCTGGAGGGCCAGGATGCGTCCTGTGAGTAGGATGGTGGGGTTGGTCATGCAGCTGGGCCTTTAGTGGTTTGGGGAAGATGGTAGGGCAGCATACTTGGGTCTACTCTGGGGACCTGGAGAGAGTGTGGGAGGTAGTTGGGGCTGGGGATCCTACCAGGGTGAGCAGCCCACTCACCTTTGGTGTCACAGTCTTGGAAGGAGATGGCTCCCTCATGCTTAGTGGTGAGGCCCCCACCGCATGGGAAGCACAGGGTCCGTCCTGcttcaggttggtaggtgccacGTGGGCACGGCTGGCAGGGCTTGAACCCATCTGCAGAGTGTTGGCCAGGTGAGCACTGACCTGCAATGAGCCAAGGGCCCAACTCTGATGGGGGTGGTCCTGGTTATCCCCACAGGGTCACCCAGTCTCAGGGGACAGAGGCACACACAAATAGGATGTTGACGAGGAGAGTGGCCTGGAGCCTGGGCCTGCCCTTGGGAAGTCCCATGCCCATGGGCGTCCCAGTGCCCACCCTACCCCACTCTGTATTGTTTGTTCCCCTGGCACCTGCACATGTGGTGACGTTGGTGGCTCCAAGAGGCCCGTGGGCATCACTCCCAGGGCAAAGGTCGCAGGAGAGCTGCCCTTCTCTCTCCTGGAAGGTGCCCGCTGGGCATGGCACACACTGCTCCGTCTGGCCGTGGTAATACGTTCCCTGCGGGCAGCTGACTGAGGGAGAGTCGGCCGCGCTAGCCACCCACCCCCACCTATTTCCCACCACCCGGGTCTGgggctccccttccctctcccccagatTCAAGGAGAACCTCTTGGTCTGGGATCAGACAGAATCCTGCTGGGGAGGCTCAGGGGCCAAAGCCATGTGCAGGAGGGTTGGTAGCTCCATATGATGGCCCTCTAGATCTCAGTCTGGGACCAAGGAGGGGAAGATGATGGGCAGGAGGGTCTTGGCTGCCTCACACCTTGAGAGATGTAAAGTGTCCTGCTCTGAACCAGACCCAAGCTGAGCCTTCCCTACTTCCCTACTCCCCTGCTCCCCAGCAAGCTCCCTTACCACACTTGGCCCCAGAGCGGTGCTGCCCAGGCCTACAGGCCTCCACTGGTTCAACTCGCTCCCCAGCTACTGGGCCTGGCTTGTGGGCCAACTCATAATCAAGGCCTGCCAGGCGCAGTAGGAAGCGGTCCTGGTTGATGGACTTTCTAAGCATCTTCAAGGATCCTTTTAGCCGCCGTTCCATCCGCTGTCGGAGGCAGGGCAGCCCACAGCCAGCTGGTGATGGATGGTGTTATGAgttggagaagaaagagaaagagagtggtTGTGAGCAGGAGGGCGAGGCAGCAAAGCGAGGAGCTAGGAGGGGCTTGGGGAGAGGGACCGGGTCCTCGACTTAGCTTTAGGCAGGCTCTGCCCTTTGACAGGCTCTGCCCTTTCCCTTTGCTGCCGAGACCTGCTGTTTGCCCACCTTTGCCCTCCCCTTTCCATTCTCCTCCCAACGGTGTCCCCAGTCCCACCTGTGGTCTCTTCGGCCCTGACTTCTGCCTCCAGTTCCAGAGTGAGCCGAGTGACTTCTTTGCCTGGAGGGGTCCGGGCGCGCCGGCCCTTGCCCTTCCGAGAGGAGTCACATTTGAGGTGGATGAAGGTGACCTGGCAGTCAGAGCAGGGGGCGCCACCTAGGGAAGAGGCCTAGTCAACCTCAGGGGTACCCCCTGGAGACAGTGTTCTCACTCCTGGCTTTCATTTTTCCATCCCAACCCAGACAGATCTGACCAGATCTTTGACTGTCCTTTTAGTCTAGGATAGTAATTAGTTTGTGGGGAACATCCTAGGACTTCCTTGGACCCTATGCGTGCAACCACTTCTTCCCCTGCTCTGTCCAGAATTCAGGGTGTCAGTGGGTTTTTGGAGCTCTCACTAAGCTGAGGAGTTGAGGGGTGGGAAGGGTTTGGTGGCCAGATAGCCCACTGGAGTAGGGTCCCCAGTCCAGACCTGGCCCCGTGATTCTGCTGGTCTCTTCCGTTTTGCCTTTGTTTCGCAGGTGCAAATGGCACTTGGCGTCTTTGATCTTGAAGGAAGCCCGCTGTTTAACCGTCAGCACTGCAGCCTCTAGAGGGATGGCAGAAGCTCAGCACAGCCTGGGGGCCCCGTGAGGGTGGGGGCGGCTATAGAGGGTATTGGGAAGCTGGGGCCGGGGTCTTGGCTGGAGGAGAGGGGTTACTAAAGCCAAGAGCATCAGATGTCAAGGGCAGAGGGAGCAAGGCAGCAGGGCTGGACAAATACAGAGTAAAGAAGGGGATCCAGGAAAAAGTAAGGCCAGGAGGATTAATAAGGAAGGGAAATTGGGGTTAATAAGCCAGAGAGTAGCTTGAGACAAGGCATCTGGGCTGGTGCTCACCATGGCAGTGGTTGGAGTTCGTGCTGTTCCCGGCATGGCTAGCTCGGGCTGGAGCAGCCCTGGGGCTGGGGATGCCACAGCTCACTGTGAAGCCATTCTCAGACTCTGAGAGAAGGGGGCTGTCACCACTCtgacctgccccctgcccctcactGGCTGACGGAACCCAAGGGGAGCAGAGGAGCTGCCTAAACAGCCAGTCTTCCTCCCTGCCAGCCCTCCAGCAACCTCCTCTATGTACCTGGCAAAAACCGGGCCCGGGACGGGCAGGTCAGGGCACAGGTGTCCTTCTTCCCAGACCGGTTGCAGCTGAGCATGGCTTTTGAGGCACCAGGACTACTTTGACACTTCACTGGCTCTAAGAAGGGGAGAGAAGCCTGAGGAAGAGAGGCTCTTCCTCTCCTACCCGCTCTAGCCTGTCAGTCAGGTGTGTAATTGGAGGAAGAGAATGAGCTACATGCAGAATTGCAGTTATACATGGAAATGGACGAAGGAGTTATTTACCAGGAACTCCATGTCTCAAATGGCTACATTCTCCATCCCCTACTCCTTCATACCCTAACTCCACGATTTCCAGGACCCCAGCGACCCCCTACCCTGAAACTGCAGTGCAAGCTTCCGCCAGCAGAGGGCGCCGCCCACCTGTGCAGTCTTTCCCGTTCCAGTGCAGCCGGCCTTGGCCTGCGGGGCAGGTACACTGGTAGCTGCCAGGAGTGTTGATGCAGCCAAAGCGGCAGCCTCCCCGGTTGATGCTGCACTCATCCACATCTGGGGGAAGGAGGCGGGAGACACAGACAAACAATGGGGGAAGCAGGAGCCAGGACGTGGGCAGTGAGTGGGGGGCCTTTGGTTAGAGTTCCAGGTACCCTAAGATGATTCCCAGTCTGAGAAGAGTTCAAACCTAAGACCTTCTTCCCTGGTCTCTGTTCTCAGTCCAAAGAAGGATTAAGAAGGGGCCAAGCTACCAAAGTTTTTAAAGCTTTCCATGCCTACCTAGCAGAGGAGTTGTAATCTGGGGGCTGAGGATGGGAGTCAAGGGACAGTGATGGGGATGGGAGATAGAAATTTTGGAAACAGGATGCTGTTCCCTGATACCCCAGTGTCTCCACTGTCTTCACTTCTCCCATTTCCTCATGATGGATGTAGGCATGGCACATGCACCTGGGGACCACCCACAGACGCAAGCCACCTCGGGTGTGTTCAGCTGAAAGGCGAGGAGGTGAGGGGCTGAGGGTCAAAGGTGCCAGCTTACCCCCACAGTGGGTGACGCCATACAGGAGGTAGCCATGACGGCAGAGGCACTGGAAGCTCCCTGGCGTGTTCACACAGATGTGGTCACAGGTCCGATCAAAGGAACACTCATCTATATCTGGAAGAGCAAGGTTTCAAGCCACTGCATCTGTCTTGGGGCCACTTGACCCTGTGATTCCTATTCAGGTGAAGGGCCCCGGGGAGGGGCCTTGGCTCTCTTCCTCAAACTGAAGAGTTCCTACCTCTGGCCCAGCCCTAAGATCAGTGACTCAGCAATGCCTACCCACTCCCCTAGGCCCCTCCACTTGGAGTCAGGAACTTTGAGATCTGTGCCTGTGGATTAGGGCCACCATGTGTGGTTAGGCTGGTCAGATCCTGCCAAGGATGTGAACTGGGGTGAAATCCACTCT containing:
- the SCUBE3 gene encoding signal peptide, CUB and EGF-like domain-containing protein 3 isoform X2 translates to MGSGRVPGLCLLVLLVHARAAQHSKAVQDVDECVEGTDNCHIDAICQNTPRSYKCICKSGYTGDGKHCKDVDECEREDNAGCVHDCVNIPGNYRCTCYDGFHLAHDGHNCLDVDECAEGNGGCQQSCVNMMGSYECHCREGFFLSDNQHTCIQRPEGMNCMNKNHGCAHICRETPKGGIACECRPGFELTKNQRDCKLTCNYGNGGCQHTCDDTEQGPRCGCHVKFVLHTDGKTCIGERRLEQHVPPQAVSNETCAVNNGGCDSKCHDAATGVHCSCPVGFMLQPDRKTCKDIDECRLNNGGCDHICRNTVGSFECSCKKGYKLLINERNCQDIDECSFDRTCDHICVNTPGSFQCLCRHGYLLYGVTHCGDVDECSINRGGCRFGCINTPGSYQCTCPAGQGRLHWNGKDCTEPVKCQSSPGASKAMLSCNRSGKKDTCALTCPSRARFLPESENGFTVSCGIPSPRAAPARASHAGNSTNSNHCHEAAVLTVKQRASFKIKDAKCHLHLRNKGKTEETSRITGPGGAPCSDCQVTFIHLKCDSSRKGKGRRARTPPGKEVTRLTLELEAEVRAEETTAGCGLPCLRQRMERRLKGSLKMLRKSINQDRFLLRLAGLDYELAHKPGPVAGERVEPVEACRPGQHRSGAKCVSCPQGTYYHGQTEQCVPCPAGTFQEREGQLSCDLCPGSDAHGPLGATNVTTCAGQCSPGQHSADGFKPCQPCPRGTYQPEAGRTLCFPCGGGLTTKHEGAISFQDCDTKVQCSPGHYYNTSIHRCIRCAMGSYQPDFRQNFCTRCPGNTSTDFDGSTSVTQCKNRQCGGELGEFTGYIESPNYPGNYPAGVECVWNINPPPKRKILIVVPEIFLPSEDECGDVLVMRKNSSPSSITTYETCQTYERPIAFTARSRKLWINFKTSEANSARGFQIPYVTYDEDYEQLVEDIVRDGRLYASENHQEILKDKKLIKAFFEVLAHPQNYFKYTEKHKEMLPKSFIKLLRSKVSSFLRPYK
- the SCUBE3 gene encoding signal peptide, CUB and EGF-like domain-containing protein 3 isoform X5; amino-acid sequence: MGSGRVPGLCLLVLLVHARAAQHSKAVQDVDECVEGTDNCHIDAICQNTPRSYKCICKSGYTGDGKHCKDVDECEREDNAGCVHDCVNIPGNYRCTCYDGFHLAHDGHNCLDVDECAEGNGGCQQSCVNMMGSYECHCREGFFLSDNQHTCIQRPEGMNCMNKNHGCAHICRETPKGGIACECRPGFELTKNQRDCKLTCNYGNGGCQHTCDDTEQGPRCGCHVKFVLHTDGKTCIETCAVNNGGCDSKCHDAATGVHCSCPVGFMLQPDRKTCKDIDECRLNNGGCDHICRNTVGSFECSCKKGYKLLINERNCQDIDECSFDRTCDHICVNTPGSFQCLCRHGYLLYGVTHCGDVDECSINRGGCRFGCINTPGSYQCTCPAGQGRLHWNGKDCTEPVKCQSSPGASKAMLSCNRSGKKDTCALTCPSRARFLPESENGFTVSCGIPSPRAAPARASHAGNSTNSNHCHEAAVLTVKQRASFKIKDAKCHLHLRNKGKTEETSRITGPGGAPCSDCQVTFIHLKCDSSRKGKGRRARTPPGKEVTRLTLELEAEVRAEETTAGCGLPCLRQRMERRLKGSLKMLRKSINQDRFLLRLAGLDYELAHKPGPVAGERVEPVEACRPGQHRSGAKCVSCPQGTYYHGQTEQCVPCPAGTFQEREGQLSCDLCPGSDAHGPLGATNVTTCAGQCSPGQHSADGFKPCQPCPRGTYQPEAGRTLCFPCGGGLTTKHEGAISFQDCDTKVQCSPGHYYNTSIHRCIRCAMGSYQPDFRQNFCTRCPGNTSTDFDGSTSVTQCKNRQCGGELGEFTGYIESPNYPGNYPAGVECVWNINPPPKRKILIVVPEIFLPSEDECGDVLVMRKNSSPSSITTYETCQTYERPIAFTARSRKLWINFKTSEANSARGFQIPYVTYDEDYEQLVEDIVRDGRLYASENHQEILKDKKLIKAFFEVLAHPQNYFKYTEKHKEMLPKSFIKLLRSKVSSFLRPYK